CGAGTGCTTCGTCGTCACCGGACTGGGGCTCATCGGTCTGATCACCGTCCAATTGCTCCGCGCGCATGGCTGCCGCGTGCTGGGCATCGACTTCGACCAACAAAAACAAGCCATCGCGCGTGGTTTCGGCGCGGAAACGGTCGACCTCTCCTCCGGCGAAGACCCGATCTCCGCCGCGGAGGTTTTCTCGCGCGGGCGCGGCATCGATGGCGTGCTGATCACGGCCGCCACGAAAAGCAACGAACCGGTCCATCAGGCGGCGCTCATGTGCCGGCAGCGCGGGCGAATCATCTTGATCGGCACCGTTGGTCTGGAACTGGCCCGCGCGGACTTTTACGAAAAGGAACTGTCCTTCCAAGTCTCCTGCTCTTATGGACCCGGGCGTTACGACCCGCAGTACGAAGAGCAAGGGCATGACTACCCGATCGGCTTCGTCCGTTGGACCGAGCAGCGTAACTTCGAAGCGGTGCTGGACATGCTCGCCACGGGGGCGCTGCAGACGCAGGCGCTGGTTGCACATCGTTATCCGATCGAAGAGGCCGGCACGGCGTATGACGTCTTGGCCGGCGGCAGCGCAGGGCTCGGCATCGTGCTGCGATACGCAGACGCCACGGTGCGCAGCGACGCCGAACTGACCGGGCAACGCACGCTGCAACATATCACGAGCGCTCTGTCCGCCGGACTACGTCCGCGCGTGGCGGTGATCGGCGCCGGCAACTACGCTACGCGCGGCCTGTTGCCGATCCTCGCGCAGCAACCGGTCACGCTCGACGTCATTGCTTCCAGCGGCGGCGTGTCTTCGTTCCACGCGGCCAAGAAATTCGGATTCCGCCGCTCCACAACCGATACGGCGAGCCTGCTGCGCGATCCGGCCATCGACGCGGTGATCATCACCACGCGCCACGATACGCATGTCCCGCTCGCCGATCGTGCGCTCGGCGCCGGCAAACACGTGTTCGTGGAAAAGCCGCTGGCGATCGACCGCGAGGGCCTGGAGCAACTCCGCGCCACCTACGAATCTTTCACCGGCGACGTCCGGCCGCCGGTCCTGTCGGTCGGCTTCAATCGGCGCTTCGCCCCGCAAGCGATCAAGATGCGTTCGCTCCTCGCAGGCACCCGCGAGCGTCAAGCGATCATCATGACCGTGAACGCCGGCGAGTTGCCCGCGGATCATTGGTTGAACGACCCCGCGGTCGGCGGCGGACGGCTCATCGGCGAAGGTTGCCACTTCATCGACCTGGCGCGCTATTTGGTCAGTCATCCCATTGCGCGCGTGCAGGCGACGGCGCTCGGTTCGCCGCGCGGTCCGCGCGATTGCGTGACGATGACGATGGATTTCACCGACGGCTCGACGGCCACTTTGCACTATCTGGCCAACGGCCATCAATCGTTCCCCAAAGAGCGGATCGAAGTCTTTTGCGGGGGACGGATCTTGCAGCTCGATAATTTCCGCAAGCTCCGCGGACTCGGCTGGTCGGGCTTCCATAAAATGAATCTCTGGAGACAGGACAAAGGACACGCCGCCTGCCTGGAGGCGTTCTTCGCGGCCGTCGAAAAAGGCGGGCTATCGCCGGTGCCGTTCGCCGAGTTATGCGAAGTCACCGAAGCCAGTTTCCAAGCGGTCGAGCAACTGCAGGCGGGACGGTGAGCATGGCCGACGCCGTGGCAACGCCGCCGCCAAGTTCCGCGCCGCTTGCGCCTGCCAGCGGAGAAGTCGCGCCGCTCGCGCGCCACGCCCGGCGCGGCGCGTTTCCAGTCGTGCCCGTGCGCCGCCGCGACGGCGCGCCGCTCAAAGTAGCGCTGTTGTACATCGTTTGCTACCGCTACCGCGTGCCGATCTTTCGGCGTTTGACCGAGCATCCCGATCTGACCGTCAAGATCTTCGTCGGCTCCGGCATTCCCGGTACGAAAACGGTCAATGCCGACAACCTGAGCGGCCTCGACGTCTCGGTCATGCCGACGTGGAAAAAGCGGTTGCGCAGCACCGACCGCGACGTGGGCTTGCTCTTCAACCCGACGCTCCCCTGGCGGCTCTGGCGCTACAACCCCGACGTGCTGCTGGTACAAGGGGGCGAGCCGATCAACAACCTGTTGATGTTGTTCTACGCCAAGCTGTTCCGCAAACCGATCGTCTGGTGGTCGCTCGGCGAGATCCGCGGGCAGAAATATTCGCGACTCGGCCAGATGTATCGCGCCGTCGTGCAGTGGATCGAGCGCCGCGCCACAGCCTATCTCGGTTACTCGTCGGTCGCCGTCGACTACTTCCTCCGCATGGGCTACGAGCCGCGGCGTTGCTTCAACCTGGTGAACGTCGTCGATACGAACAAGGTGCTCGCCGAGATCGAAGCCACGCGCGAGCAGGTGGCGCCGCTCCGTACGCGGCTCGGGCTCGACGGTAAGCGGGTCGTGCTCTACGTCGGCGCGATCATGAAGACGAAAAAACTCGATCGCCTGATTCGCGCCTTCGCGATGCTTCCCGATCCGCACGACGAATTGCGCTTGCTCGTCGTCGGCGACGGCGACTTCCGCGCAGAATGTGAACGCGTTGCGTCGGAGTTGCGTGTCGCCGACCGCGTGATCTTCACCGGCGCGGTCTACGAGGGAGTGGCCGCGTACTTTCAACTGGCGGAACTCGTCGTGCTGCCCGGCATGGGCGGACTGGTCGTCTCCGAGGCGATGACGCACCGCTTGCCAGTGATCAGTTCCGTCGGCGATGGCAGCGAATTCGATCTGATCGTCGATGGGGAGAACGGCTACTCGATCGGCGAAGAGGGCGACAAACAACTCGCGGACGCCGTGCGGCGCTGCCTGGAATCGCCGGAGCAATCCCGCGAGATGGGCCGACGCGGCCGCCGCATGATCGACGAACAATACAACATCGACCGCTACTTCAACGAAATGCTCGCCAGCGTCTTTTTCGCGGCTGGCGAGAAAAAGTAGATCGGTCCGAGAATAGCACGGGAACAGGAACAGCCGTCATGTCGACCGTCGTCGCCGCGCCCAGCGCGCAGCAACTGGGAAAATTCGTCTGCATCGCCAGCATCGGCCATTCCGGCTCCACGCTGGTCGGGATGTTGCTCGATCAGTATCCCGAATGCACGTCGATGGGCGAAATCACCAATCTGCATAAGTTCACCGCGCAGCCGGACATGCTCTGCGGCTGCGGCACGCCGGTGCTGAAATGTCCGTTCTGGCTCGACGTGGAGGCGGAACTGCGCCGGAAGACGGGCGACCTCTCGCTGAAGCTCGGCGAGTTCTCGCGTCCGACCGAGTTGAAAAAAACCGCTTTCCGCAAGCTGCCGGCGCTTGCCGAACTGCTGATGATCTGGGGCAGTCCCGCAGCCTGGCGGCTCGGCTCCCTGATCTCCCCTCGAGCC
This DNA window, taken from Planctomycetia bacterium, encodes the following:
- a CDS encoding bi-domain-containing oxidoreductase, with amino-acid sequence MKQVLQNLKDGATEVAEVAAPRARSGGLLIRTRASVISSGTERMLVEFGRANWIDKARSQPEKVRQVLDKVKTDGLLPTIDAVRSKLDQPLPLGYSSAGVVLDVGAGVTGFQVGDRVVSNGPHAELATVPANLCAKIPDNVDDESAAFTVIASIALQGVRLAQPTLGECFVVTGLGLIGLITVQLLRAHGCRVLGIDFDQQKQAIARGFGAETVDLSSGEDPISAAEVFSRGRGIDGVLITAATKSNEPVHQAALMCRQRGRIILIGTVGLELARADFYEKELSFQVSCSYGPGRYDPQYEEQGHDYPIGFVRWTEQRNFEAVLDMLATGALQTQALVAHRYPIEEAGTAYDVLAGGSAGLGIVLRYADATVRSDAELTGQRTLQHITSALSAGLRPRVAVIGAGNYATRGLLPILAQQPVTLDVIASSGGVSSFHAAKKFGFRRSTTDTASLLRDPAIDAVIITTRHDTHVPLADRALGAGKHVFVEKPLAIDREGLEQLRATYESFTGDVRPPVLSVGFNRRFAPQAIKMRSLLAGTRERQAIIMTVNAGELPADHWLNDPAVGGGRLIGEGCHFIDLARYLVSHPIARVQATALGSPRGPRDCVTMTMDFTDGSTATLHYLANGHQSFPKERIEVFCGGRILQLDNFRKLRGLGWSGFHKMNLWRQDKGHAACLEAFFAAVEKGGLSPVPFAELCEVTEASFQAVEQLQAGR
- a CDS encoding glycosyltransferase, which translates into the protein MADAVATPPPSSAPLAPASGEVAPLARHARRGAFPVVPVRRRDGAPLKVALLYIVCYRYRVPIFRRLTEHPDLTVKIFVGSGIPGTKTVNADNLSGLDVSVMPTWKKRLRSTDRDVGLLFNPTLPWRLWRYNPDVLLVQGGEPINNLLMLFYAKLFRKPIVWWSLGEIRGQKYSRLGQMYRAVVQWIERRATAYLGYSSVAVDYFLRMGYEPRRCFNLVNVVDTNKVLAEIEATREQVAPLRTRLGLDGKRVVLYVGAIMKTKKLDRLIRAFAMLPDPHDELRLLVVGDGDFRAECERVASELRVADRVIFTGAVYEGVAAYFQLAELVVLPGMGGLVVSEAMTHRLPVISSVGDGSEFDLIVDGENGYSIGEEGDKQLADAVRRCLESPEQSREMGRRGRRMIDEQYNIDRYFNEMLASVFFAAGEKK